The genomic stretch GAAACGTTCCGCGATTTCATCGTGCGGTACGATTATCTGATCCCGCCCGGCGCCAATTCCGGCTTCTACCTGCGTGGACGTCACGAAATCCAGATTTTTGATGACTATGGCAGGAAGCCGGAGCTGGGTGGCAACGGTGCCATCTACAACGTGGCTCCGGCGGCGCTGATGGCCTCGCGGAAGCCCGGCGAGTGGCAGAACGTCGAGGCGACGATCATTGACAACAAGATCACGGTGGTCCTGAACGGGGTGACCATCCACGACGGCGTCGTCTGCGACCGGGGCACGGGCAGCCATCTGGATGACAACGTGAACGAGCCGGGCCCGATCCTGCTCCAGGGTGACCACGGCGAGGTCGCGTTCCGGAACATCCGGATCAAGCCGTTGAACTGAAACCCTGCCCGTGTTCACGGGGCCGACGGCAAACGTGTCGCTTGGTTTTCGATCTGCCGGCGGTATCTTTGTCCACAACTCATGAATTCCACTGGATCCGCCCCGGAGCTGCCGCGCCGCGACTTTGTGAAGTCCGGTTCCCTGGCCGCGATCATGGCCGCGCTGGGCGGTGTGCCGATCACCGGAGAGGAGCCTGCGGCGGACCCGGCGGGCACGCTTCCGGTGCCGAAGGCGGACCCAAACTATGCCGAGAAACCGCCGGGACCGCCGGTATCGTTCGGCGTCGTTGGCCTCGGGGTTCAGGGCCGTGAAATCCTTACCCAACTTGGGCGGTTGCCGAACGCACCTGTGGCCGCCATCTGCGACAGCTACCGCGCGTCGCTCAAGCGGGCCTCCGAGGCGGCCCCGGACGCCGCGCAATTCACCGACTACCGGCAGTTGCTCGATAACCCGAAGGTGCAGGCCGTGGTCGTGGCGACCCCGACACCGTTGCACCGCGAGATCGCCCTGGCGGCCATGGAAGCCGGGAAGCATGTGTATCTGGAGGCGCCGATGGCTCATTCCATCGAGGACGGCCGGGCCATTGCCCGGGCCGCCAGAGCGCTCCCCGAAGGGCGGATTTTTCAGGTGGGGCTGCCCTTCCGCGAAAACCCCCAGCACCACCACGTGCTGAAATTTTTCCGAACCGGCGCCTGTGGCACCACGGCGGAGGCGTCGGCCCAGGTCAACAAGAAGCAGTCCTGGAGGCGGGCCTCGCCCAATCCGGAACGGGAGAAGGCCCTGAACTGGCGCCTCGACCCGGCCACCTCACTCGGGTTGGTCGGCGAACTGGGCATCCATTCCGTGGACTGTGCGAGCTGGTATCAGGATGCCCTGCCCACGGCGGTTTCAGGGTTCGGCAGCGTCCGTTTTTGGGACGACGGACGCATGGTGCCCGACACGATCCAGACCGTGTTCGATTACCCGGGCGGAGTCCGCCTCGTGTTCACCGCCACGCTGGTCAGCTCCTTTGGGGGCGAGCAGCAGGTGTTCAACGGCAGCGACGCCACGATCCTGATCCGGGACAACAAGGGCTGGATGTTCAAGGAAGCCGACGCCCCGCTGCTGGGGTGGGAGGTGTACGCCCGCAAGGACGAGATCCTGGACGAGCTGGGCATCGCCCTCGTGGCCAACGCGACCAAGATTCTGGCGCAGGGCAAGAAGCCCGCGGAGGCCGCCAGCGACACGGATTCGCCGCTGCGGTATGCGCTCGAGAAGTTCATGGAGCATGTCCACGAGGGCACCCCGCCCGTCGCCGGCTGGAAGGTCGGCTTCGAATCCCTCGTGACCGTGGTGCGGGCCAGCGAGGCCGTACGGCAGGGGGGCCGGCTCGAATACGATGGTGCGATGTTCGAGGTGTAATCCGGGGGCGTACCGACCCATGCCCATCGGTTGTCCCCCGTGTCCCCACGCCCACCGCGACCTGCGATGAAGCTTCATGAACCGGAGGCATGGGCGGCATCCCGGGACCCGGGTCCGGATGCGCCGTATGCCGATCGGATCGCTGCCATCATCGCCGCGCTTGGGATCCCGCCTGATTACGGAAGCCGCAGGTCCATGGTCCTGCATCCGGAGGCCGGCGCGTTGGTGCCGGCGCGGACCCTTCCCGACGGGCGTCAGATCCATCTGATGCCGCCGGCAGCCTGTGCCTGGGCCGGCATGGTGGCCGCAGCAGCGACGGAGGGCGTGACCCTGATTCTGGTCTCCGGCTTCCGCAGCGCGGATCACCA from Verrucomicrobiia bacterium encodes the following:
- a CDS encoding Gfo/Idh/MocA family oxidoreductase, whose amino-acid sequence is MNSTGSAPELPRRDFVKSGSLAAIMAALGGVPITGEEPAADPAGTLPVPKADPNYAEKPPGPPVSFGVVGLGVQGREILTQLGRLPNAPVAAICDSYRASLKRASEAAPDAAQFTDYRQLLDNPKVQAVVVATPTPLHREIALAAMEAGKHVYLEAPMAHSIEDGRAIARAARALPEGRIFQVGLPFRENPQHHHVLKFFRTGACGTTAEASAQVNKKQSWRRASPNPEREKALNWRLDPATSLGLVGELGIHSVDCASWYQDALPTAVSGFGSVRFWDDGRMVPDTIQTVFDYPGGVRLVFTATLVSSFGGEQQVFNGSDATILIRDNKGWMFKEADAPLLGWEVYARKDEILDELGIALVANATKILAQGKKPAEAASDTDSPLRYALEKFMEHVHEGTPPVAGWKVGFESLVTVVRASEAVRQGGRLEYDGAMFEV
- a CDS encoding D-alanyl-D-alanine carboxypeptidase family protein — encoded protein: MKLHEPEAWAASRDPGPDAPYADRIAAIIAALGIPPDYGSRRSMVLHPEAGALVPARTLPDGRQIHLMPPAACAWAGMVAAAATEGVTLILVSGFRSADHQRQIIERRMSQGIRLDEILRVNAAPGYSEHHTGRAVDIGTPGCPPLTEAFEQTAAFRWLDREAARFGFRLTYPRGNPQGILYEPWHWCHHGLGAG